A single Victivallis lenta DNA region contains:
- a CDS encoding glycoside hydrolase family 5 protein, giving the protein MMKSLILALFCGAAMLLPAAEEVVYRNDFNSPASTGEWNFGPNMRFDAKGGIDNSGCIVVTNSKEEDSSLAGIPLDVEKLRGRAIMAEGWMKAENVTRPKLSYLGPKLMLGIAYNDGRKDHPDQEKVIGSYDWRKFTVFARIPHSAKSVDLCIGLQGCAGKISIDNLKVVLLPAPAIPKDGLKQQLPVQKETKFRGVMSGGDLSPAAFRELNEVWNANLIRFQLSRRRNEDHTTEEGFRKIIARGLSELDAILPAARANGIKILIDMHVGPGTSLNELLSNKLSWEPAMQQLLADIWREIAEKYKDEPAIWGYDLLNEPREENYIYTPDGGLDWNRLAEKIAKAIREVDPDTPIIIEPAQWGGAAGFENLIPVDVPNVIYSFHIYSPGEFTHQGVHNRPAGIVYPGMIAGKMWNKAMLEKEMAPVIEFQKKYRVPIYVGEFGVARWAPGAEQWLDDVISIFEEHGWDWTYHAFREYDGWDAEIGPVKSDTRRIGDTPRRRVLLKYMKRNQ; this is encoded by the coding sequence ATGATGAAATCACTGATTCTCGCACTTTTCTGCGGAGCGGCAATGCTGCTCCCCGCCGCCGAAGAGGTGGTCTACCGGAATGATTTCAACTCCCCGGCCTCGACCGGAGAGTGGAACTTCGGCCCGAACATGCGTTTCGACGCGAAGGGGGGCATCGACAATTCCGGCTGCATCGTCGTGACCAACTCGAAGGAGGAAGACAGCAGCCTCGCCGGCATTCCGCTCGATGTCGAAAAACTCCGGGGACGCGCCATCATGGCCGAGGGGTGGATGAAGGCCGAGAACGTCACCAGGCCGAAACTCTCGTATCTCGGGCCGAAGCTCATGCTCGGCATCGCCTACAACGACGGCCGGAAAGACCATCCCGACCAGGAGAAGGTGATCGGCAGTTACGACTGGAGGAAATTCACCGTTTTCGCCCGGATTCCGCACTCCGCCAAAAGCGTGGACCTCTGCATCGGCCTTCAGGGCTGCGCCGGAAAAATCAGCATCGACAATCTGAAAGTCGTCCTGCTCCCGGCTCCGGCCATTCCGAAGGACGGGCTCAAACAGCAACTGCCGGTCCAGAAGGAGACGAAATTCCGCGGCGTCATGTCGGGCGGCGACCTTTCGCCGGCCGCCTTCAGGGAGCTGAACGAGGTCTGGAACGCGAATCTGATCCGCTTCCAGCTCAGCCGGCGCCGCAACGAGGATCACACGACGGAGGAGGGATTCCGCAAGATCATCGCACGCGGCCTGAGCGAGCTCGACGCTATCCTGCCCGCCGCCCGGGCGAACGGGATCAAAATCCTGATCGACATGCACGTCGGCCCCGGAACCAGTCTCAACGAGCTGTTGAGCAACAAGCTCAGCTGGGAGCCGGCCATGCAGCAGCTGCTGGCCGACATCTGGCGCGAAATCGCGGAGAAATACAAGGATGAACCCGCCATCTGGGGTTACGACCTGCTGAACGAGCCGCGCGAAGAAAATTACATCTATACGCCGGACGGCGGACTCGACTGGAACCGGCTGGCGGAGAAGATCGCCAAAGCGATCCGCGAGGTCGATCCCGATACGCCGATCATCATCGAGCCCGCCCAATGGGGCGGGGCAGCCGGTTTTGAAAATCTGATTCCGGTCGATGTGCCGAACGTCATTTACAGCTTTCACATCTACAGCCCCGGCGAATTCACGCACCAGGGAGTCCACAACCGTCCGGCAGGCATTGTCTACCCGGGCATGATCGCCGGAAAAATGTGGAACAAGGCGATGCTGGAGAAGGAGATGGCGCCGGTCATCGAGTTCCAGAAAAAGTACCGGGTTCCAATCTACGTCGGGGAGTTCGGAGTGGCCCGCTGGGCGCCCGGAGCCGAACAGTGGCTTGACGACGTCATTTCGATCTTCGAGGAACACGGATGGGATTGGACCTACCATGCGTTCCGGGAATACGACGGCTGGGATGCGGAAATCGGCCCGGTAAAGTCCGACACCCGCCGGATCGGCGACACCCCGCGCCGCCGGGTCCTGCTCAAATACATGAAGCGGAACCAATAA
- a CDS encoding type II secretion system protein: MKRHPFTLIELLVVIAIITILASMLLPALNQSRNQAKKIKCTGNLKQMGMAGAFYADGYDGYWVPMRYEGANPKAWYQNLAFRTLLGGMVWEDPATNHSDERIAPGMLCPMSRAFLRIGDSNKWQHLEASYGLNSDAHTTLSSSQTVPLKIARIAQPTNSVAFTDGLDWRVAQWTAEFGCYQGETETDPNGSPVAFRHGGNSYANGVFFDGHAETRYWHPLRWQTRWSKLYER, from the coding sequence ATGAAAAGGCACCCTTTCACCCTCATCGAACTATTGGTGGTCATTGCGATCATCACCATTCTGGCCAGCATGCTGCTGCCGGCGCTGAACCAGTCCCGCAACCAGGCGAAGAAGATCAAATGCACGGGGAACCTCAAGCAGATGGGCATGGCCGGCGCCTTCTATGCGGACGGCTACGACGGCTACTGGGTTCCGATGCGGTACGAGGGAGCAAATCCCAAGGCGTGGTATCAGAACCTCGCCTTCCGCACCCTGCTCGGCGGCATGGTGTGGGAGGACCCGGCAACCAACCACAGCGATGAGCGGATCGCCCCCGGCATGCTCTGCCCGATGTCGCGCGCCTTCCTCAGAATCGGCGACAGCAACAAGTGGCAGCACCTCGAAGCCAGTTACGGACTCAATTCGGACGCGCACACCACCCTCAGCTCCAGCCAGACCGTGCCGCTGAAGATCGCCCGGATCGCCCAGCCGACCAATTCGGTCGCCTTCACGGACGGCCTCGACTGGCGCGTCGCGCAGTGGACCGCCGAATTCGGCTGCTATCAGGGCGAGACGGAGACCGACCCGAACGGCTCCCCGGTCGCCTTCCGCCACGGCGGCAACTCGTATGCGAACGGCGTCTTCTTCGACGGACACGCCGAAACCAGATACTGGCACCCGCTCCGCTGGCAGACCAGATGGAGCAAACTGTACGAACGGTAA
- a CDS encoding GntR family transcriptional regulator, with protein sequence MRNQTQSSYMRIRHYVFDWLASREGSVTRLPSNRELAEKFGVSQPTVVRALQELVREGYLTNRRGVGLFSNPDRIGTRESRIWGFVFGDGRWAYLSRDAFHTAGCIGGELLERDSHNLLKMITMGETGQESFPELSTLSGICWWCPDEKLIPNLLHIAELVPVVAVSRRIPGIDCYYFDFEQENYETARQLISGGCRRLCLVKDGPHPEAVRGVERACAEAGLAFPSGYVLTPERESELELEKMVSLGCAPDGIIFNCRAIGFPETIRRHPELEHCRIASDALWVDRKWQYDGLRLRTHYEKIAGEIIDLLETGANAMPRLARRLPVTREIVTGNTTYQGNQQETES encoded by the coding sequence ATGAGGAACCAGACGCAGTCATCGTACATGCGGATCCGGCACTATGTGTTCGACTGGCTGGCGAGCCGCGAGGGATCAGTCACGCGGCTGCCGTCCAACCGGGAACTGGCGGAGAAGTTCGGCGTCAGCCAGCCGACCGTGGTCCGCGCGCTTCAGGAGCTGGTCCGGGAGGGCTATCTGACCAACCGGCGCGGCGTCGGGCTGTTCAGCAACCCGGACCGGATCGGAACGCGCGAAAGCCGGATCTGGGGCTTCGTCTTCGGGGACGGGCGCTGGGCATACCTGAGCCGGGACGCCTTCCACACGGCCGGCTGCATCGGCGGGGAGCTGCTGGAGCGGGACAGCCACAACCTGCTCAAAATGATCACGATGGGAGAAACCGGGCAGGAGTCGTTCCCGGAACTCTCCACGCTCTCCGGCATCTGCTGGTGGTGTCCGGACGAGAAGCTGATCCCGAATCTGCTCCATATCGCCGAACTCGTTCCGGTCGTTGCGGTAAGCAGGCGGATTCCGGGAATCGACTGCTACTATTTCGACTTCGAGCAGGAAAACTACGAAACCGCCCGGCAGTTGATCTCCGGCGGCTGCCGCCGGCTCTGCCTGGTGAAGGACGGCCCGCATCCGGAAGCGGTCCGCGGCGTCGAACGCGCCTGCGCCGAGGCGGGGCTCGCATTTCCGTCCGGATATGTGCTCACTCCCGAACGCGAATCGGAGCTCGAGCTGGAGAAGATGGTCTCCCTCGGCTGCGCGCCGGACGGCATCATCTTCAACTGCCGGGCGATCGGTTTCCCGGAGACGATCCGCCGCCATCCGGAGCTGGAACATTGCCGGATCGCCAGCGACGCGCTCTGGGTGGACCGGAAATGGCAGTACGACGGGCTCCGGCTCCGCACGCACTACGAGAAAATCGCCGGGGAGATCATCGACCTGCTCGAAACGGGCGCGAACGCCATGCCGCGCCTAGCACGCAGACTGCCGGTCACCCGCGAAATCGTCACCGGAAACACCACTTATCAAGGAAACCAACAGGAGACGGAATCATGA
- a CDS encoding glutamate--tRNA ligase family protein — translation MNKEREIRGRFAPSPTGPLHLGNAMTFLVAWLSVRSRGGRIVMRIEDIEGHGRDPAVIEGNCRDLLRLGLEWDEGYRAGGPHGPYRQSERAELYRRALDRLLEQELVYPCVCSRRDARQAGAAPHAGDCRMYDGRCRGRFADYAEAARALASSGRLPAWRFRVPDREVVFRDRLCGGQRVNPALTYGDFPIARHPDGIGYQLAVVTDDIDMRITEVVRGGDLLECTPWQILLYRALAPEFPLPEFCHLPVVTGADGKRLAKRTGSLTLESLFERGVRPGTVLGLLAFWGGWAEFGEELTLPELLERFDLSALRGRKPCLDGAALRLLGAE, via the coding sequence ATGAATAAGGAACGGGAAATACGCGGGCGGTTCGCCCCGAGTCCGACCGGGCCGCTCCATCTCGGCAATGCGATGACCTTTCTCGTCGCGTGGCTGTCGGTGCGGAGCCGGGGCGGCCGGATCGTCATGCGCATCGAGGATATCGAAGGACACGGGCGTGATCCGGCCGTCATCGAAGGCAACTGCCGCGATCTGCTCCGGCTCGGGCTCGAGTGGGACGAAGGCTATCGGGCGGGCGGTCCGCACGGGCCGTACCGGCAGAGCGAACGCGCGGAGCTTTACCGCCGCGCGCTCGACCGGCTGCTCGAACAGGAGCTGGTCTATCCCTGCGTCTGTTCCCGGCGAGATGCGCGGCAGGCCGGGGCGGCGCCGCATGCGGGCGACTGCCGCATGTATGACGGCCGCTGCCGGGGGCGTTTCGCCGATTACGCCGAGGCCGCCCGCGCGCTGGCCAGCAGCGGAAGATTGCCCGCCTGGCGCTTCCGGGTTCCGGACCGGGAGGTTGTGTTTCGCGACCGCCTGTGCGGCGGGCAGCGGGTCAATCCGGCTCTGACCTACGGCGATTTCCCGATTGCGCGCCATCCGGACGGAATCGGCTACCAGCTCGCGGTCGTGACCGACGACATCGATATGCGGATCACCGAGGTGGTCCGCGGCGGCGACCTGCTCGAATGCACGCCGTGGCAGATTCTGCTTTACCGCGCGCTCGCGCCGGAGTTTCCGCTGCCGGAATTCTGCCACCTGCCGGTCGTGACCGGCGCGGACGGAAAACGGCTGGCGAAACGGACCGGAAGCCTGACGCTGGAGTCGCTCTTTGAGCGCGGCGTACGTCCCGGAACCGTGCTCGGATTGCTCGCCTTCTGGGGCGGCTGGGCCGAGTTCGGGGAGGAGCTGACGCTTCCGGAGCTGCTGGAGCGGTTCGATCTCTCCGCGCTGCGCGGCCGCAAACCTTGTCTGGACGGCGCCGCCCTGCGGCTGCTGGGGGCGGAATGA
- a CDS encoding UDP-N-acetylmuramoyl-tripeptide--D-alanyl-D-alanine ligase — MSDSAVTFSAEELARGAGGRWTDGRGTAVSGVFTDTRQDGSGRLFIALSGENFDAHDFLPAAVSAGAAALCVAESKLGRLPEPCPVPVLAVADPLRSYQGIARLHRRRFPELTVAAVTGSVGKTSVKEMLRAIFTAAAGAERVLYTVGNTNNQVGVPQNLLRLQPQHRFAVIEMGTNHHGEIEPLSCCALPQVALVNSIAPCHLEFLGSLEGIAREKSRIFSGLPADGTAVIPRSCPAVEVLAEAAAPFRLLRFGEGSGCAVEAHYCGGRLEGSSFELRFADGERFEISWSLTGRHQAVNAAAAAAAALAAGIAPAVIAEGLERTVLPGMRGKLVRSGGVTYLNDAYNANPGSMRAAFEHLAEFADPGKLILLLGEMRELGPESEAAHREIYGLAARLFPGARIVTVGDGFRNAGGGEHFASAADARRVTAEAKPGDLVFAKGSRGIGVEAALPEEAR; from the coding sequence ATGAGTGATTCTGCCGTGACATTTTCCGCGGAGGAGCTGGCGCGGGGCGCCGGCGGCCGCTGGACGGACGGGCGCGGGACTGCTGTCTCCGGCGTATTCACCGATACGCGGCAGGATGGTTCCGGGCGGCTTTTCATCGCGCTTTCGGGCGAAAATTTCGATGCGCACGACTTTCTTCCGGCGGCGGTCTCCGCCGGGGCCGCCGCGCTCTGCGTCGCGGAGTCGAAGCTCGGCCGGCTGCCGGAGCCGTGCCCGGTTCCGGTGCTCGCTGTGGCCGATCCGCTGCGGAGCTATCAGGGAATCGCGCGGCTGCACCGGCGGCGGTTCCCGGAGCTGACGGTTGCGGCGGTCACCGGCAGCGTCGGCAAAACCAGCGTCAAGGAGATGCTGCGCGCGATTTTCACCGCCGCCGCCGGCGCGGAGCGGGTGCTCTACACGGTCGGAAATACGAACAATCAGGTCGGCGTGCCGCAGAATCTGCTGCGGCTGCAGCCGCAGCACCGGTTCGCGGTCATCGAGATGGGGACCAACCATCACGGGGAGATTGAACCCCTGAGCTGCTGCGCGCTGCCGCAGGTGGCGCTGGTCAATTCGATTGCGCCGTGCCACCTTGAGTTTCTCGGCTCCCTAGAGGGGATCGCCCGCGAGAAGAGCCGGATTTTCAGCGGTTTGCCGGCGGACGGAACGGCGGTGATTCCGCGAAGCTGCCCGGCCGTCGAAGTGCTGGCGGAGGCGGCGGCGCCGTTCCGGCTGCTGCGTTTCGGGGAAGGAAGCGGCTGCGCCGTCGAAGCGCACTACTGCGGCGGCCGGCTCGAGGGCAGTTCGTTCGAGCTCCGTTTCGCGGACGGCGAACGGTTCGAAATTTCGTGGAGTTTGACCGGGCGGCACCAGGCCGTGAACGCGGCTGCCGCCGCGGCGGCGGCGCTGGCCGCCGGAATCGCGCCCGCCGTCATTGCGGAGGGGCTGGAACGGACCGTCCTGCCCGGCATGCGCGGCAAACTTGTGCGGAGCGGCGGAGTGACCTATCTGAATGATGCGTACAATGCGAACCCGGGCAGCATGCGCGCCGCATTCGAGCATCTGGCCGAGTTTGCCGACCCCGGGAAGCTGATTCTTCTGCTGGGGGAAATGCGCGAACTCGGGCCTGAATCCGAAGCGGCGCACCGGGAGATTTACGGGCTTGCCGCCAGGCTGTTTCCGGGCGCGCGGATCGTGACGGTCGGCGACGGTTTCCGCAATGCGGGCGGCGGCGAGCATTTCGCCTCCGCCGCCGATGCGCGGCGGGTGACGGCGGAAGCGAAGCCGGGCGACCTCGTTTTTGCCAAGGGGTCGCGCGGGATCGGCGTCGAAGCGGCGCTGCCGGAAGAGGCGCGCTGA
- a CDS encoding UDP-N-acetylmuramoyl-L-alanyl-D-glutamate--2,6-diaminopimelate ligase, giving the protein MILSFERVLGELLIARRGFHGDSARGRVVNDSRKVLPGDIFVAIPGTVSDGHNYIDAAIKARAQVVIHQHPLSHYAPHTTYLMVTSTRLAYARCCREFNGCPDRELPLFGVTGTNGKTTTVYMIEHLLRAGGRSCGLISTVETRDGKIVRPADCTTPEAGVLFPLLAEMRRNRLAAAAMELSSHALDQGRVAGTVFRVAVFTNLSGDHLDYHRDMEHYYHAKKRLFTEQLSPKGAAVINVDDRYGRRLADELADTTRVITFGSADAEAKWRITNVELPEDGVRFRLEGRDEAFDVGSNLIGSHNIHNLTGAILAVREFGLTPEEINRALAVKIRVPGRLERINSRKGYAVYVDYAHTDDALSNVLEILRKITPRRLIAVFGAGGDRDHLKRPRMGLAAAEKADLVILTSDNPRSEEPEAIIREIAAGIPEGAAYEIEPDRFLAIRRALELAEPGDAVLIAGKGHETYQEIKGVRHPFDDRKVVKTVLSSLGERGEPQP; this is encoded by the coding sequence GTGATTTTATCTTTTGAACGGGTATTGGGCGAGCTTCTGATCGCCCGGCGCGGTTTCCACGGCGATTCCGCGCGCGGGAGAGTGGTCAACGATTCGCGTAAGGTGTTGCCGGGCGATATTTTCGTCGCAATTCCCGGCACGGTCAGCGACGGACACAATTATATCGACGCGGCGATCAAGGCACGGGCCCAGGTGGTGATCCATCAGCATCCGCTTTCGCATTACGCGCCGCATACGACCTATCTGATGGTGACCAGCACGCGGCTGGCCTATGCGCGCTGCTGCCGGGAATTCAACGGCTGCCCGGACCGGGAGCTGCCGCTTTTCGGCGTTACCGGCACCAACGGCAAAACGACGACCGTCTATATGATCGAGCATCTGCTGCGCGCGGGCGGCCGTTCGTGCGGACTTATTTCGACCGTGGAGACGCGGGACGGCAAAATCGTGCGTCCGGCCGACTGCACCACGCCGGAGGCGGGCGTGCTGTTTCCGCTGCTGGCCGAGATGCGTCGGAACCGGCTGGCCGCCGCCGCGATGGAGCTTTCGAGCCATGCGCTCGATCAGGGCAGGGTGGCCGGAACCGTGTTCCGGGTGGCGGTCTTTACGAATCTTTCGGGCGATCATCTCGACTATCACCGCGACATGGAGCACTATTATCATGCGAAGAAGCGTCTGTTCACGGAGCAGCTTTCCCCGAAGGGGGCGGCGGTCATCAACGTCGACGACCGTTACGGCCGGCGGCTGGCCGACGAGCTGGCCGACACGACCCGGGTCATCACCTTCGGCAGTGCCGATGCCGAGGCGAAATGGCGTATCACGAACGTCGAATTGCCGGAAGACGGGGTCCGGTTCCGGCTCGAAGGGCGCGATGAGGCGTTCGACGTCGGTTCGAACCTGATCGGCAGCCACAATATCCACAACCTCACCGGCGCGATACTGGCCGTGCGCGAATTCGGCCTGACGCCGGAGGAGATCAACCGCGCGCTCGCGGTGAAAATCCGCGTTCCGGGCCGTCTTGAACGGATCAACAGCCGGAAGGGATATGCCGTGTACGTCGATTACGCGCACACCGACGACGCATTGAGCAATGTGCTCGAAATCCTGCGTAAGATCACGCCGCGCCGCCTGATTGCGGTGTTCGGGGCCGGCGGGGACCGCGACCACCTGAAGCGCCCCCGCATGGGACTTGCGGCGGCGGAGAAGGCGGATCTTGTGATCCTGACCAGCGACAATCCGCGCAGCGAAGAGCCGGAGGCGATCATCCGGGAGATTGCGGCCGGGATTCCGGAAGGTGCCGCGTATGAGATCGAGCCGGACCGTTTTCTGGCCATCCGGCGGGCGCTGGAGCTGGCGGAACCCGGCGACGCCGTCCTGATCGCCGGCAAGGGGCATGAGACTTATCAGGAGATCAAAGGCGTGCGCCATCCGTTCGACGACCGGAAAGTGGTCAAGACGGTGCTTTCCTCTCTCGGAGAACGCGGGGAGCCGCAGCCGTAA
- a CDS encoding Lrp/AsnC family transcriptional regulator, with amino-acid sequence MVTGIVLVNVERAMIRSVIEDLMRIEGVSEVYSVAGEYDLVVMIRVKSNAELAEIIATRMTHDINGIIHTKTLVTLNAYSKHELEKIFLAE; translated from the coding sequence ATGGTTACAGGCATCGTTCTGGTCAATGTCGAGCGGGCTATGATTCGCAGCGTCATCGAAGATCTCATGAGGATTGAAGGAGTCTCCGAAGTTTACAGCGTCGCCGGCGAATACGACCTTGTCGTCATGATCCGCGTCAAAAGCAACGCCGAACTGGCGGAAATCATCGCTACCCGTATGACTCACGATATCAACGGCATCATCCATACGAAGACCCTGGTTACCCTCAACGCTTACAGCAAGCACGAACTGGAGAAGATTTTTCTGGCCGAATAG
- a CDS encoding ABC transporter substrate-binding protein, with the protein MRKLFYFFVCLLLFWAAGCGEEKTAGPEPAVRFYSASSAASHLLLKLGAADALAAVDRYGRAVPGAERIPVAGSGSAVSIEKLAELGVSRAFVWYYQTNLKQLLEQHGIAVTVLPAVRLADYPGLVRTVASAAGKNAEGEALIAEFQTQLDATPPAGGERRRVYFELYSPYKCAGGDSYFGDLLKLAGAENIGEALPTGPVSPEYLVQSSPEVILFLAETESAETIAGRPGFAALPAVRYGRIHRVERTRVLEGVDPAEAVRYLRRLIRDR; encoded by the coding sequence ATGAGAAAACTCTTTTATTTTTTCGTCTGCCTTCTCCTCTTCTGGGCGGCGGGCTGCGGGGAAGAGAAAACCGCCGGGCCGGAACCGGCGGTGCGCTTCTATTCCGCCTCGTCGGCGGCGTCGCACCTGCTGCTGAAGCTCGGGGCGGCCGATGCTCTGGCCGCGGTCGATCGATACGGCAGAGCGGTTCCCGGCGCGGAACGGATTCCGGTTGCCGGAAGCGGCTCCGCCGTCTCCATCGAAAAGCTGGCGGAACTCGGCGTCAGCCGCGCGTTCGTCTGGTATTACCAGACGAACCTGAAACAGCTGCTTGAGCAGCACGGCATCGCGGTGACCGTGCTTCCGGCCGTCCGGCTCGCCGATTACCCCGGGCTTGTCCGCACCGTGGCTTCCGCGGCGGGGAAAAATGCGGAAGGAGAAGCGCTGATCGCGGAATTCCAGACGCAGCTCGATGCGACGCCTCCGGCGGGCGGAGAACGGAGGCGGGTTTATTTCGAGCTTTATTCGCCTTACAAATGCGCCGGCGGCGACTCCTATTTCGGCGACCTGCTCAAGCTCGCCGGGGCCGAAAACATCGGCGAAGCGCTTCCGACCGGACCGGTCAGCCCTGAGTATCTCGTGCAGAGCTCTCCCGAAGTGATCCTGTTCCTGGCGGAGACGGAGTCGGCTGAAACCATCGCCGGCCGCCCCGGCTTCGCGGCGCTGCCGGCCGTCCGCTACGGACGGATTCACCGGGTGGAACGCACCCGCGTGCTTGAGGGGGTCGATCCGGCCGAAGCGGTCCGCTACCTGCGGCGGCTGATCCGCGACCGGTAA
- a CDS encoding acetylxylan esterase: protein MQKNKIIRQALPLVPAMLLAGCAGLSQSPAHLEPAFWKGEPPDALVSRNGRKIDSAAAWMEIRRPELLHLFSTTVYGKPLPVPEGIEFRVLERDDNALGGKAIRIQGDILCKGIDQPNPFRLLLYLPKNAGGPVPVFLGLNFQGNHSTTFDPAVLIPEWNPKPRPRGNRADRYDLDLLLDAGYGLATIHTADIEPDRPDSWKTGVRRAYLADGVQKKDDPGTISTWAWGLSRGLDALLTIPEVDPDRVIVWGHSRLGKTSLWAAATDPRFAAAVSNDSGCGGASLTRHIVRDGKSETLRKIIEVFPHWFALNLSDYIDREEALPVDQHELLALVAPRPVYVASAESDVWADPEGEFLAAREASKVYRLFGRAGIPEEAPMPKLHEPVGEGIGYHIRAGEHSVHSFDWAAFVDFMNANLPPKK, encoded by the coding sequence ATGCAGAAGAACAAAATCATCCGCCAGGCGCTTCCGCTCGTCCCGGCCATGCTGCTGGCCGGGTGCGCGGGGCTGAGCCAGTCGCCCGCCCATCTCGAACCGGCTTTCTGGAAAGGGGAACCGCCCGATGCGCTGGTCAGCCGCAACGGCCGGAAAATCGACTCCGCCGCCGCATGGATGGAAATTCGCCGCCCCGAACTCCTGCACCTCTTTTCGACCACTGTCTACGGCAAGCCGCTGCCGGTGCCGGAGGGTATCGAATTCAGAGTGCTCGAGCGCGACGACAACGCCCTCGGAGGCAAGGCGATCCGCATTCAGGGCGACATTCTCTGCAAGGGGATCGACCAGCCGAACCCGTTCCGGCTGCTGCTCTATCTTCCGAAGAACGCCGGAGGGCCGGTTCCGGTCTTTCTCGGACTCAATTTTCAGGGAAATCATTCGACGACCTTCGATCCGGCCGTCCTGATTCCGGAGTGGAACCCGAAACCGCGCCCGCGCGGCAACCGGGCCGACCGGTACGACCTCGATCTGCTGCTCGACGCCGGGTACGGCCTGGCGACGATCCACACCGCCGATATCGAACCGGACCGGCCCGATTCGTGGAAAACCGGCGTCCGCCGCGCCTACCTTGCCGACGGCGTGCAGAAAAAGGACGATCCGGGCACGATCTCGACCTGGGCGTGGGGGCTCTCGCGCGGACTCGACGCACTGCTGACCATCCCGGAGGTCGATCCGGACCGCGTCATCGTCTGGGGACACTCCCGTCTCGGCAAGACCTCGCTCTGGGCGGCGGCGACCGATCCGCGCTTCGCGGCGGCCGTCTCGAACGATTCCGGCTGCGGCGGCGCATCGCTGACCCGCCACATCGTCAGGGACGGCAAGAGCGAAACGCTCCGGAAGATCATCGAGGTGTTCCCGCACTGGTTCGCCCTGAATTTGTCGGACTACATCGACCGCGAAGAGGCGCTCCCGGTCGACCAGCATGAGCTGCTGGCGCTGGTGGCGCCGCGCCCGGTCTATGTGGCGAGCGCGGAGAGCGACGTCTGGGCCGACCCCGAAGGCGAATTCCTCGCCGCGCGCGAAGCGTCGAAGGTCTACCGGCTCTTCGGCCGCGCCGGCATTCCGGAGGAGGCTCCCATGCCGAAGCTGCACGAACCGGTCGGCGAAGGCATCGGCTATCACATCCGCGCCGGAGAACACAGTGTGCACAGTTTCGACTGGGCGGCGTTCGTCGATTTCATGAATGCGAACCTGCCCCCGAAGAAATAA